GCCACCTTCTCCACGACTCTATTGTCTATGGCCATGATTCTGCAGATTCGAGAGAACCCGCAATCATATCGGCCATATTTGTGGCTGGGTGTCTTGCTGGGTATAGCGTATCTCTTCAAAACCTTCTTCTTCTCGTTTTCGCTCATATTCCTGGGGGCAGCCGTCATAGCCTGTGGTTCGATCCAGAGGGCTATTCCGAGAATCACGCTTGCACTCGTATCTATGATTTTGGTGAGCGCTTTGTGGATAATCCCCTTGTCCATGAAACTCGGGACCTTATCCTACGGAGAAACAGGACCGCTCAATTATGCAATATACGTGAAAGCAGAAGGAAAGGGACGTTATTGCCCCGTCATTCTCGACGACCGTCCGGAAGTGTTGCTCTATAAGACTGATTTCGTCGAGAAATGCACGCGCCCTGCAACATTCGACCCGAGCTATTGGAAAGTGGGTATGAAGCCGGTGTTCGATTTGAAGATTCACCTGACACTGGTCTTCGAGCATGCTCTTCAGATCTGCTCGGACAAACCTTGGCTTTTCCTTGCAGTGCTCATCTGGATAGCATGGAATATAACAGCAGGAGGCTTCCGATTCAGAGAGTCGGGCACTTTCGTCATTCCTCTGTATTTGGTGGTCCCATCTCTCGTCGGCATCTTGATGTACAGCGTGATCCATGTGGAAATGAGGTACATCGCTCCGTTCATATTCCTCGTCTTTCTGGGGGTGGTTCTCTGTTTGAGATACGATACAAACCACTCTTCTATGAAGAACGGCGTTATCGGGGCATTCGGAATGCTTGCGGTCATTCTCGTGCTACTGGCACTTTCCGTGATCGATCAGAGTATTCGAGGGTCGATCTCCGGTGGAACCAAACCGACGTACAAAGAAGCATACTCCGAATTATTCGCGGTAAAAGATTACCTTCAAGACCAGGGGCTGCAACCAGGGGATCAAGTAGCAGTGATAGGGTATCCGCCAATTTACTGGGCCAGAATATCGGGGGTCAAGATCTCGGCAGAAATTCCGAACGAGAAAGAAATGATGTCGGCCACAGTTGAAGACAGGAAGAAAGCCCTTGCTACTCTTCGCCCGGCTGGAGTGAACGCCGTAGTGGTTAAAGGCAAAGAGTTTGCCGGACTGATTGCAGAAGGATGGAAGCTCATTCCCGGTACCCGTGATTTCTATGCATTCACTTTCAGATGAAGCAATATTTTCCTGCCCAATCGAAAACCGCAATTGCTCTGCACCGGAGACGGCCCGCCTTTCGTGAAGACGATCTTCTTTCAACTCGGAGAATTCAGTTTCGTACGCCATGGGGTTGGTAAGAAGAAGCATACAGGTGTATGGTGAAGCGGAATTCCGGTGAGGAGTTCCATACCATTTCGCAATATGTATATAAAATGGTGAAATGGCTGTCAAATTTGATGCAAATACAGGAGGTTTCTGCATGCCGTGGTATGAATTTGAAAACAAACGTCCTCAAGTCCACTATGAGGCTTTTGTTCATCCTCAGGCAGTCCTCATAGGAGATGTGCGGATCGATGCAGGATGCTACATAGGTGCCGGAGCCGTTTTGCGGGGTGATATCGGCTTTATTCAGGTGGGACGCGGATCGAACGTCCAGGAAAATTGTGTGCTTCATACGTTTCCGGATAAGGGGACCATTCTTCATCCCGAAACTCACATAGGCCACGGAGCAATCCTTCACGGATGCGAGATTTGCTCCAACGTCCTTGTGGGGATGGGATCCATCCTCGCCGATGATGTCAAGATAAATTCCAATTGCTTGATTGGTGCCCGGAGCTTTATCAATTCCGGGGTGGAGATTCCACCCAATAACCTCGTGATGGGAGCACCGGCCAGAATCGTGAGTCCGATCACTTCCGATCAACTGGAAAACATGGCAGAGGGTAGGGCGCTTTATCAGGAGCTTGCTCGACGGTACCTTCGAAGTTTTCATAAAATACCCGATTACCGAGTCCGCTGAAAACATAAATGCAAAGAAGTATGGTCTGCTGAATACCTGACGATTTGTGGGAAACGAGGGCGTTTCTCGAGATTGGAGAATCATCCGCATGCCCTGGCGAAATTAGTCGCCTTGACTTCCACGGCGACCATGCCCTATATCCATTCCTTGGAGACTCTCAGGCAATAGAGTATGTTACTATAAGGTTCCCTTTATCGCGATGACCCAACTCGGGAGTTCAAATCGTACGGACTCGAGTCGGCCTGCTCGAAGATCTGCTGAAATTGAACAGGAGATCGACATTTGACTGAGGAACCGGTGATGAACGAGAGTAAGAAGCCGAATGAACCGACAAAACTTGATGATTTCCAAATTCCATACGACGGAGCACAGTTTAACGTTCTTGAGTTATCATCGAGAGATGAACCGGAATGGTCGTGGGAGAGATTGCACCAATCCCGACAAATTTTGGATTCCTTGCCCATGGGAATCGGCTTGGTGGTTCACGGGAAATTATTGTTCTTAAATCGGCGAATGGCCGAAATCCTGGCTGATACTGGTGAATCCAATTTAGTCGGGCGAGACTTTCTTGGGTTCATCCCTCTGGGATGCCAGCAATTAGTGGCAAAATCTCTCAGAAACGCACTGGCTACATCCGCTTTGACTCCAGTGGGAGAAACGGATTTTATTCGGACCAATGGAAAACTCATTACAACGCACATGATCGTAAGGGCGATCAAGTTCGAGGAACAAGACGCAGTACTAGCCCTTCTTTCGGAGATTTCCCCCCTCCCTGCGATGCCTGCCTCCACGGAGGTTCCCTGGAAGGAAGCAGCAGATCCTCTTCAGGAAAATGCTCACGAAACGACTGAGGCGGTCAGAGTTCTGCTCGAGAGAATAGACGACCTTACTCAGCAGTGCGAGAGCTTGCGCAGAAGAGGACAACTCATTGGCGCAATCTTCGACGAAGCGCAGGATCTTGTCTTCAGCAAAGACATAAACCTCCGGTACACCTTTGTAAATCCTGCCATGCAGAAATTGCACGGACGCAGTGCGTCGGAGATTCTGGGGCTTTCTGCTGACGATCTGATGCCCGGAGAGGCCGGAAAACGTGTCAATGCCGTTGATGCCAGAGTGATTGCAGGTGAAACGGTCGAAGAGGTCTATACCACCCCCATACATGGAATCCCGCTGACTTTTCATGGGATCCGAGCACCGTTGAGGAATCCTGCAGGACACATCATTGGAATGTTCGGCATCGTCAGGAACATTACAGACAATAAAGGGATCAGAAACCCCGAACTGTCTCCTGCGAAACGCAGCTATCCTTCCCGGGTCATGAAAGAAACATTGCTACAGGCGCAATCTGTTGCTGCCTCGGACGGTACAGTGCTCCTCTTGGGTGAGAGTGGGAGCGGAAAAGACTTCATGGCTAAATGGATTCACGACCATTCCAAACGTGCGGACGGCCGTTTCTTTTCCATCAACTGCGCCGCCGTTTCCGGTGAACTTGCCGATTCCGAGTTGTTCGGTCATGAGGCAGGTGCCTTCACTGGAGCCCGTACGGCAAAAAAAGGTCTCCTGCAACTGGCTGAAGGCGGAACTTTGCTGCTCAACGAAATCGGCGAGTTTTCTCTGCCGCTCCAGGCAAAGCTTCTCACCTTCTTGGACACGAAATCCTTTCTCCGAGTGGGTGGAGAACAAATTATTCACGTCAATGTTCGCATTATGGCCGCAACGCACAGGGTGTTGGCGAACGAAGTTGCCGAGGGTCGTTTTCTTGCGCCCTTGTTCTACCGGCTGAATGTCCTCAAACTCGACGTTCCTCCATTGCGGGAACGAGTGGAGGATATACCGATCATCGCGCGAGAAATCATATCCTCACTGGCGAAAGAAATGCAGTTGAAGAGAGTGCCCGAATTTGACTCATCTTCTCTGTACGCTCTGGCGAATTATCATTGGCCCGGAAATGTCCGCGAGTTAAAGAATGTGGTCGAGCGTGCTCTCATGCTCTGGAAAGGGGGCAGCCTTCGCATAGATACGCGCTCCTTGGACGTGATTCCGGAACCGTGGTCCCATAAGGTGAATCTCGATGCCGACAGATCGCTTCATGAAGTCCTGGACGAAGTGGCCAGAGCCCTGTGTGTTGAATCCGTACGCAGATGCAATGGGAGCAAGACAAAGGCGGCTCGCATGTTGGGCATATCTCGCGGCGTCCTCTATCGCAGCATGAAACGGACGAATATGTCGCGCGATTTTGAAACATAATTTGTTCGGATCGCGCGCTTTTAGACCAATCGCTCTTAGGGGACCCCATGATATATCAATAGGTTACCCCTTGGCACTGTTTCATATTCGCGCGAATGGCCCCGTCAGATTCCTTCCACTTTTGTAAGCTAACCTTTAGAATTCAATAAATACACTGATTCCACCGCCTAAAACGCCACATTTCTTTGGCGAAACCACTTTGGCACGTTACATGCTAACCTGACCTCGAGAGTCCCTGCGAGCAGTCGATTCCCGTATCTGAACAAAACGTTTTCACGAATCAGCAGCACCCATTGCCAAGCAGATCTCGAAGTCTGCTCATCGGCAAATTTCCTGAGGAGCTTATTACATGAAACTTTTCGAAAACTATTCGCTCAAAGACAAGCTCACGTTGAACAATCGCATCATGATGCCGCCTGTTGTGACGAGACTGGCGACAAGCGAAGGTCATGTCACCGATGCATTGGTAGATCGGTACGTCCTCTATGCAAAGGGCGGAGCGGGTTTGGTAGTCACAGAAGCCGTTTCGGTGAAGAAGCAGAAAAGCGGTCAG
The sequence above is a segment of the Desulfomonile tiedjei DSM 6799 genome. Coding sequences within it:
- a CDS encoding gamma carbonic anhydrase family protein; translation: MPWYEFENKRPQVHYEAFVHPQAVLIGDVRIDAGCYIGAGAVLRGDIGFIQVGRGSNVQENCVLHTFPDKGTILHPETHIGHGAILHGCEICSNVLVGMGSILADDVKINSNCLIGARSFINSGVEIPPNNLVMGAPARIVSPITSDQLENMAEGRALYQELARRYLRSFHKIPDYRVR
- a CDS encoding sigma-54-dependent Fis family transcriptional regulator → MTEEPVMNESKKPNEPTKLDDFQIPYDGAQFNVLELSSRDEPEWSWERLHQSRQILDSLPMGIGLVVHGKLLFLNRRMAEILADTGESNLVGRDFLGFIPLGCQQLVAKSLRNALATSALTPVGETDFIRTNGKLITTHMIVRAIKFEEQDAVLALLSEISPLPAMPASTEVPWKEAADPLQENAHETTEAVRVLLERIDDLTQQCESLRRRGQLIGAIFDEAQDLVFSKDINLRYTFVNPAMQKLHGRSASEILGLSADDLMPGEAGKRVNAVDARVIAGETVEEVYTTPIHGIPLTFHGIRAPLRNPAGHIIGMFGIVRNITDNKGIRNPELSPAKRSYPSRVMKETLLQAQSVAASDGTVLLLGESGSGKDFMAKWIHDHSKRADGRFFSINCAAVSGELADSELFGHEAGAFTGARTAKKGLLQLAEGGTLLLNEIGEFSLPLQAKLLTFLDTKSFLRVGGEQIIHVNVRIMAATHRVLANEVAEGRFLAPLFYRLNVLKLDVPPLRERVEDIPIIAREIISSLAKEMQLKRVPEFDSSSLYALANYHWPGNVRELKNVVERALMLWKGGSLRIDTRSLDVIPEPWSHKVNLDADRSLHEVLDEVARALCVESVRRCNGSKTKAARMLGISRGVLYRSMKRTNMSRDFET